One segment of Candidatus Dormiibacterota bacterium DNA contains the following:
- a CDS encoding helix-turn-helix transcriptional regulator, producing the protein MERPAQVTAVSALQEGAHSGCVHGLTARESEVFRLVLKGYHNERIARELDVAVGTVKAHLRRIFAHFRVNGRLELMATFGLPFADVLQSQDASVGSPGDAG; encoded by the coding sequence ATGGAGCGGCCGGCCCAGGTGACGGCGGTTTCAGCGCTTCAAGAGGGCGCTCATTCAGGCTGTGTCCACGGCCTCACTGCCCGCGAAAGCGAAGTTTTTCGCCTCGTGCTCAAGGGTTACCACAACGAGCGCATCGCGCGCGAGCTGGACGTAGCTGTGGGTACGGTGAAAGCACACCTGAGAAGAATATTCGCCCACTTCCGCGTTAACGGACGCTTGGAACTGATGGCGACGTTCGGGCTCCCGTTCGCCGACGTGCTCCAAAGTCAAGACGCGAGCGTCGGCTCGCCGGGCGACGCCGGGTGA